GGACTCTCCCCAGAAGACCACGAGCTACTCTACAATACTGTGGAAGAGTGGCTCGATGGGTGCAACATCGCATCTAGTCTCGCGTGGGAGGACGAGCACACTCAGGCTGGTGTCAGAAGTATTGCTAAAGACACGGTACAGGAAGAGACAGAACTGAACAGTCAGCACTCAATTCTTGCCTGTCACGAGGTCGCAAGTAGCATCCAATCCTGCATCGAACGAAGGAAGAAGGGCAAGAAAGCAACACAACCACACTTCACTTCGAATTCTATCACTTACGATAGAAGAACGCTTACCGTGTTCTCAGAGAAAGAACAAGTCTCGCTCACAGTACTGGACGACCATTCACGAGTCAGAGCAGACCTTGCCCTACCAAGCAACGAAGACGGCTATCAGTATCAGTACCTGAACGATGAGGACTGGGAGTACACGGAGAGTACCCTGCACTACCGAGACGGCGAATGGTATCTGCATCTCGGCTATCGAAAGGAGAAGCCCGAGCTTGAGAAGGAGGCAACGACGCAGAACGGAACGGTTCTGGGTGTTGATCTCGGCGTCAATCAAATCGCCGTCACCAGCACGGCTCGGTTCTTCAGCACAGGTAAGCTTAATCATGCTCGGAGAGAGTTCGAGAAAACTCGTGGCAACCTCCAAGAATGCGGGACGCAATCAGCACACCGTACACTGGAGGAAGTGAGCGGTCGGGAAGACGAGTACGTGAAGCATGTCCTGCACTCCGTCGCAAACGGAATAGTAGAAG
This genomic stretch from Candidatus Afararchaeum irisae harbors:
- a CDS encoding transposase; translation: MASDTEYYRRTAITRLDGLSPEDHELLYNTVEEWLDGCNIASSLAWEDEHTQAGVRSIAKDTVQEETELNSQHSILACHEVASSIQSCIERRKKGKKATQPHFTSNSITYDRRTLTVFSEKEQVSLTVLDDHSRVRADLALPSNEDGYQYQYLNDEDWEYTESTLHYRDGEWYLHLGYRKEKPELEKEATTQNGTVLGVDLGVNQIAVTSTARFFSTGKLNHARREFEKTRGNLQECGTQSAHRTLEEVSGREDEYVKHVLHSVANGIVEEALEHDCDGIIFEKLDGIRDRLPYADWHSMWAFRKLKSFVEYKAEERGLFVDTVNPKNTSKRCNECGCVHDDNRHRDEFECQRCGKQNHADYNAAKNIAELYLLRGHQPSRGRSVSQYALKSGPRTPS